In a single window of the Phaeobacter sp. G2 genome:
- a CDS encoding RidA family protein translates to MPAISVHPEGWKPAKGYANGMVAEGKLLFVGGQIGWTADQVFEEHGFIGQMSQTLRNILDVVEAAGGQASDITRLTWYVTDKAEYLAHQAEVGAAYRAVMGYHFPAMTMVVVSALVEDEAKIEIEATAVLAS, encoded by the coding sequence ATGCCTGCCATTTCTGTACATCCCGAGGGGTGGAAACCGGCCAAGGGCTATGCCAACGGTATGGTTGCCGAGGGAAAGCTCTTGTTTGTTGGCGGCCAGATTGGTTGGACCGCAGATCAGGTATTTGAAGAGCACGGGTTTATTGGCCAGATGAGCCAAACGCTGCGCAATATTCTGGACGTGGTGGAGGCCGCGGGCGGGCAGGCGAGCGATATCACCCGCCTGACTTGGTATGTGACAGACAAGGCCGAATACCTGGCGCATCAGGCCGAGGTTGGCGCCGCATACCGCGCTGTTATGGGCTATCACTTTCCCGCCATGACCATGGTTGTTGTCTCGGCGCTGGTTGAGGATGAGGCCAAGATCGAGATCGAGGCCACGGCTGTTCTCGCCTCCTGA
- a CDS encoding NAD(P)-dependent oxidoreductase → MASSHQASGIQAGRLAAADIADNFGDLHPAYDAHEAAVAADRCYFCYDAPCMTACPTSIDIPQFIREIQAGHPASAAKTILDQNILGGMCARVCPTETLCEEACVREAAEGKPVEIGRLQRYATDVVMEKDVHPYSRAASTGKKVAVVGAGPAGLSAAHRLAMLGHDVVVYDAKSKAGGLNEFGIAAYKSTEDFAAREVDWLLKIGGITVDYGKKLGADLSLEGLKSDFDAVFLSIGLAGVNSLRAAGEDMEGVRDAVDFIEELRQAEDLSALPVGRNVVVIGGGMTAVDAAVQSKLLGAENVTIAYRRDRDAMGASRFEQDLAASKGVTLMFNVMPKAIHGNGVAAEIELEYTQVEDGRVRGTGETVRLAAEQVYKAIGQSLQGQPDAVELEGGKIMVDATGRTSVANVWAGGDCASGGEDLTVTAVAEGRDAAMDIHTSLMG, encoded by the coding sequence ATGGCGAGTAGCCATCAGGCATCAGGCATTCAGGCAGGGCGGTTGGCCGCTGCTGACATCGCCGACAACTTTGGGGATCTGCACCCCGCTTATGACGCACATGAGGCCGCAGTGGCCGCGGATCGTTGCTATTTCTGCTATGACGCGCCCTGTATGACCGCATGTCCCACCAGCATTGATATTCCGCAGTTTATCCGCGAGATCCAGGCCGGGCACCCGGCCTCTGCTGCCAAGACCATTCTGGATCAGAATATTCTGGGCGGCATGTGCGCCCGGGTCTGCCCCACAGAAACGCTGTGTGAAGAGGCCTGCGTGCGTGAAGCCGCCGAGGGCAAGCCGGTAGAGATCGGTCGCCTGCAGCGCTATGCCACTGACGTGGTGATGGAAAAAGATGTGCACCCCTATAGCCGTGCTGCAAGCACTGGCAAAAAGGTTGCCGTTGTTGGCGCGGGCCCTGCGGGTCTGTCGGCCGCCCACCGTCTGGCGATGCTGGGCCATGACGTTGTGGTCTACGACGCCAAATCCAAGGCTGGTGGCCTGAATGAATTTGGTATCGCCGCCTATAAATCTACCGAAGATTTTGCCGCCCGCGAGGTCGACTGGCTGTTGAAGATCGGCGGTATCACCGTCGACTATGGCAAGAAACTGGGCGCGGATCTGTCGCTGGAGGGCCTCAAGTCTGATTTTGACGCGGTGTTCCTGTCGATCGGTCTGGCCGGGGTGAACTCCCTGCGTGCGGCCGGCGAAGACATGGAGGGCGTGCGCGATGCCGTCGACTTCATCGAAGAGCTGCGCCAGGCAGAAGATCTGAGCGCACTGCCTGTTGGCCGCAATGTTGTGGTTATCGGCGGTGGTATGACAGCTGTAGATGCGGCTGTTCAGTCGAAACTGCTGGGCGCTGAAAACGTCACTATCGCCTATCGCCGTGATCGCGATGCGATGGGCGCCAGCCGGTTCGAACAGGATCTTGCAGCCTCCAAAGGTGTGACCTTGATGTTCAACGTGATGCCCAAGGCCATCCATGGCAATGGCGTGGCGGCGGAAATCGAGCTGGAATATACCCAGGTCGAAGACGGTCGGGTGCGTGGCACCGGTGAGACAGTGCGTCTGGCGGCAGAGCAGGTCTACAAGGCCATCGGCCAAAGCCTGCAAGGCCAACCCGATGCGGTTGAGCTGGAGGGGGGCAAGATCATGGTCGATGCAACGGGCCGGACTTCGGTGGCGAATGTCTGGGCCGGGGGCGACTGTGCTTCTGGTGGCGAAGACCTCACCGTGACTGCCGTGGCCGAGGGTCGCGACGCCGCAATGGACATCCATACAAGCCTGATGGGCTGA
- the preA gene encoding NAD-dependent dihydropyrimidine dehydrogenase subunit PreA, with amino-acid sequence MADLTTEFLGIKSPNPFWLASAPPTDKEYNVRRAFEAGWGGVVWKTLGSEGPPVVNVNGPRYGAIFGADRRLLGLNNIELITDRSLETNLEEITRVKKDYPDRAVIVSIMVPCEEEAWKAILPKVEATGADGIELNFGCPHGMAERGMGAAVGQVPEYIQMVTEWCKKYYSKPVIVKLTPNITDVRFPARAAKNGGGDAVSLINTINSIVSVDLDQMAPEPTVGGKGTHGGYCGPAVKPIAMNMVAEIARCPETHDLPISAIGGVTTWKDAAEFMALGAGNVQVCTAAMTYGFNVVKEMISGLSNWMDEKGYTSTQDFIGMAVPNVTDWQYLDLNFIAKAKINQEDCISCGRCFAACEDTSHQAIEMSADRVFTVKDDECVACNLCVNVCPIEGCITMEEVPAGQIDERTGKVVSDQYANWTTHPNNPSATAAE; translated from the coding sequence ATGGCTGATCTGACAACAGAATTTCTGGGTATCAAATCCCCAAACCCGTTTTGGCTGGCCTCGGCGCCACCAACGGATAAAGAATACAACGTACGCCGCGCCTTTGAAGCAGGCTGGGGTGGTGTGGTCTGGAAGACCCTCGGCTCCGAAGGCCCTCCCGTGGTCAACGTCAACGGGCCCCGTTATGGTGCCATCTTTGGCGCCGACCGCCGCCTTTTGGGGTTGAACAACATCGAGCTGATCACCGACCGCTCGCTGGAGACCAACCTGGAAGAAATCACCCGCGTCAAAAAGGACTACCCGGACCGCGCCGTGATCGTGTCGATCATGGTGCCCTGCGAGGAAGAAGCCTGGAAGGCGATCCTGCCCAAGGTTGAAGCCACCGGTGCTGATGGCATCGAGCTGAACTTTGGCTGCCCGCACGGCATGGCCGAGCGCGGCATGGGGGCGGCTGTGGGCCAGGTGCCGGAATACATCCAGATGGTCACCGAGTGGTGCAAGAAGTACTACTCCAAGCCCGTCATCGTAAAGCTGACGCCCAATATCACCGATGTGCGCTTCCCCGCCCGTGCGGCTAAAAACGGCGGCGGCGATGCGGTCAGCCTGATCAACACAATCAACTCGATTGTTTCAGTCGATCTGGACCAGATGGCGCCAGAACCAACCGTTGGCGGCAAGGGCACCCATGGCGGCTATTGCGGCCCGGCGGTGAAACCAATTGCCATGAATATGGTTGCGGAAATTGCCCGCTGCCCCGAAACCCATGATCTGCCGATCTCCGCCATTGGCGGCGTCACCACCTGGAAAGACGCGGCAGAATTCATGGCGCTTGGCGCGGGCAACGTGCAGGTCTGCACCGCCGCGATGACCTACGGGTTCAACGTGGTGAAAGAGATGATTTCCGGTCTGTCCAACTGGATGGATGAAAAGGGTTATACCTCGACCCAGGATTTCATCGGAATGGCGGTTCCCAATGTGACCGACTGGCAGTATCTGGACCTTAACTTCATTGCCAAGGCCAAGATCAACCAGGAAGACTGCATCAGCTGTGGCCGTTGCTTTGCCGCCTGCGAAGACACTTCGCATCAGGCCATCGAGATGAGCGCAGATCGTGTCTTTACCGTCAAAGACGACGAATGTGTGGCCTGTAACCTCTGCGTCAATGTCTGCCCAATTGAAGGCTGCATCACCATGGAAGAGGTTCCCGCCGGTCAAATTGATGAGCGCACCGGCAAAGTGGTGTCGGATCAATATGCCAACTGGACAACCCATCCAAACAACCCCTCTGCCACCGCGGCGGAATGA
- a CDS encoding TetR family transcriptional regulator C-terminal domain-containing protein — MPKDRSPTRIQKKNRAAILEAALEVFSAHGFRGATVDQIATQAGLSKPNLLYYFPSKDAMFTALLSELLDTWLDPMREINASGDPLEEILAYVQRKLQMSRDYPRESRLFANEIVQGAPRMLDALSTDLRDLLAEKEAVLTGWMAAGKINTTHPKHLMFSIWALTQHYADFDVQVRMLMGPEDPFDVAPEFLETLYRRMLTPIS; from the coding sequence ATGCCCAAGGACCGATCACCCACCCGTATTCAGAAAAAGAATCGCGCCGCCATTCTGGAGGCCGCGCTTGAGGTCTTTTCAGCCCATGGGTTTCGCGGCGCCACGGTGGATCAAATAGCCACCCAAGCCGGGCTGTCAAAACCGAATCTGCTGTATTATTTCCCCTCCAAAGACGCAATGTTCACCGCCTTGCTGTCCGAATTGCTGGATACCTGGCTTGACCCGATGCGCGAAATCAATGCCAGTGGCGACCCGCTGGAAGAGATCCTCGCCTATGTGCAGCGCAAACTGCAGATGAGCCGGGATTACCCGCGCGAAAGTCGGCTGTTTGCCAATGAAATTGTGCAGGGCGCGCCGCGCATGCTGGATGCATTATCCACCGATCTGCGGGATCTTCTGGCAGAAAAAGAAGCTGTCCTGACCGGCTGGATGGCAGCGGGTAAGATCAACACGACCCACCCCAAACACCTGATGTTTTCGATCTGGGCCCTGACCCAGCACTATGCGGATTTTGACGTTCAGGTGCGCATGTTGATGGGGCCGGAGGATCCCTTTGATGTGGCGCCTGAATTCCTGGAAACCCTTTATCGCCGGATGCTTACACCAATAAGTTAA
- a CDS encoding Zn-dependent hydrolase, whose protein sequence is MTSLGQNLKINGDRLWESLMEMAKVGPGIAGGNNRQTLTDEDAEGRALFQKWCEDAGCTMGLDQMGNMFARREGTDPDALPVYVGSHLDTQPTGGKYDGVLGVLAGLELIRSLNDMGIKTKHPIVATNFTNEEGTRYAPAMLSSGVFAGIHTQDWAYDRVDAEGKTFGDELKRIGWRGEEEVGARKMHAFFELHIEQGPILEAEGKDIGVVTHGQGLSWTEVTITGKDAHTGSTPMPMRRNAGLAMARVLEAVDEIAWSHAPSAVGAAGHIDVYPNSRNVIPGKVVFTVDFRSPELEVIEDMELRLREEGKDIVEALDMQIEFEKVGGFDPVKFDETCVAAVRNAAERLGYSHLDIISGAGHDACWINRVAPTAMIMCPCVDGLSHNEAEEISKDWAEAGGNVLFHAVVETAEIVS, encoded by the coding sequence ATGACGTCTTTGGGACAGAATCTAAAAATCAACGGCGATCGGCTCTGGGAGAGCCTGATGGAGATGGCAAAGGTTGGTCCCGGTATCGCAGGGGGAAACAACCGCCAGACCTTGACCGATGAAGATGCCGAAGGGCGGGCCTTGTTCCAGAAATGGTGCGAGGACGCGGGCTGCACCATGGGGCTGGATCAGATGGGCAATATGTTTGCCCGCCGCGAAGGCACCGACCCGGATGCGCTGCCGGTCTATGTGGGCTCGCATCTGGATACCCAGCCAACGGGCGGCAAATACGACGGTGTGCTTGGGGTGCTTGCTGGGCTGGAGCTGATCCGCTCGCTTAATGATATGGGCATCAAGACCAAACATCCCATTGTGGCAACGAACTTTACCAACGAGGAAGGCACCCGTTACGCTCCGGCCATGCTGTCGTCGGGGGTCTTTGCGGGCATTCACACCCAGGACTGGGCCTATGACCGGGTTGACGCTGAGGGCAAGACATTTGGCGATGAGCTGAAGCGGATCGGCTGGCGTGGCGAGGAAGAGGTCGGCGCGCGCAAGATGCATGCCTTCTTTGAGCTGCATATCGAGCAGGGCCCCATTCTGGAAGCTGAGGGCAAGGATATTGGGGTTGTGACCCATGGGCAGGGGCTCAGCTGGACCGAAGTGACCATTACCGGCAAGGATGCCCATACCGGGTCGACACCGATGCCGATGCGCCGCAACGCGGGGCTTGCCATGGCGCGGGTGCTGGAGGCGGTGGATGAAATTGCCTGGTCCCATGCGCCAAGCGCTGTCGGCGCGGCGGGCCATATTGATGTCTATCCAAACTCGCGCAATGTGATTCCCGGCAAGGTGGTCTTTACCGTTGATTTCCGCTCACCCGAGTTGGAAGTGATCGAAGACATGGAGCTGCGGCTGCGCGAAGAGGGCAAGGACATCGTTGAAGCCCTTGATATGCAGATCGAATTTGAAAAAGTCGGCGGCTTTGATCCGGTGAAATTTGACGAGACCTGCGTCGCAGCAGTGCGGAATGCGGCCGAGCGACTGGGCTATTCGCATCTGGATATTATTTCCGGTGCCGGCCACGATGCCTGCTGGATCAACCGAGTGGCGCCAACTGCGATGATCATGTGCCCCTGTGTCGATGGGCTGAGCCACAACGAGGCGGAAGAGATCAGCAAGGACTGGGCCGAAGCCGGCGGCAATGTTCTGTTTCATGCGGTTGTGGAAACGGCTGAAATCGTTTCCTAA
- the hydA gene encoding dihydropyrimidinase produces the protein MSKVIKNGTIVTADLTYKSDVLIEGGVITAIGPNLKGDEELDATGCYVMPGGIDPHTHLEMPFMGTYSTDDFESGTRAGLAGGTTMVVDFALPNPGESLLDALKRWDNKSTRANCDYSFHMAVTWWGEQVFDEMKTVIETRGINTFKHFMAYKGALMVNDDEMYSSFQRLSELGGIAMVHAENGDVVAELSAKLLAEGNSGPEAHAYSRPPQVEGEATNRAIMIADMAGVPLYVVHTSCEDSHEAIRRARMQGKRVWGEPLIQHLTLDESEYFNSDWDHAARRVMSPPFRNKKHQDSLWAGLQSGSLSVVATDHCAFSTEQKRYGVGDFTKIPNGTGGLEDRMPMLWTQGVATGRITPNEFVAVTSTNIAKILNCYPKKGAVLVGADADLVVWDPEKSKTIAASTQQSAIDYNVFEGHEVKGLPRFTLSRGQVAVHDGEIRTQEGHGRFVEREANTVVNKALSTWKELTSPRPVERSGIPATGV, from the coding sequence ATGAGTAAAGTCATCAAGAACGGGACAATTGTCACCGCTGATCTCACCTATAAATCGGATGTTTTGATTGAAGGCGGGGTGATCACTGCAATTGGGCCGAACCTAAAAGGCGATGAAGAGCTGGATGCCACTGGCTGTTACGTGATGCCGGGCGGGATTGATCCCCATACCCATCTGGAAATGCCTTTTATGGGCACCTATTCGACAGATGATTTTGAAAGCGGCACGCGGGCTGGTCTGGCCGGGGGCACCACCATGGTGGTGGATTTTGCCCTGCCAAATCCGGGCGAGAGCCTGTTGGATGCTTTGAAGCGCTGGGACAATAAATCCACCAGGGCGAACTGTGATTATTCCTTCCACATGGCGGTGACCTGGTGGGGGGAGCAGGTCTTTGACGAGATGAAGACCGTGATCGAGACACGTGGCATCAATACCTTCAAACACTTCATGGCCTATAAGGGCGCTTTGATGGTCAATGATGACGAGATGTATTCCAGTTTTCAGCGTCTGTCCGAGCTGGGCGGCATTGCCATGGTGCATGCGGAAAACGGCGATGTGGTGGCGGAACTGTCAGCAAAGCTGTTGGCCGAAGGCAATTCCGGCCCCGAGGCCCATGCCTATTCGCGTCCCCCCCAGGTGGAAGGCGAGGCCACCAACCGTGCCATCATGATTGCCGATATGGCGGGTGTGCCGCTTTATGTGGTGCATACCTCCTGTGAGGACAGCCACGAGGCCATTCGCCGGGCGCGGATGCAGGGCAAACGGGTCTGGGGTGAGCCGCTGATCCAGCATCTGACGCTGGATGAAAGCGAATATTTCAACTCCGATTGGGATCATGCGGCGCGCCGGGTGATGTCGCCCCCCTTCCGCAACAAGAAGCATCAGGACAGCCTTTGGGCGGGTCTGCAGTCTGGCTCGTTGTCGGTTGTGGCCACCGATCACTGTGCCTTCTCGACTGAGCAAAAACGCTATGGGGTAGGGGATTTCACCAAAATCCCCAATGGAACCGGCGGCCTGGAAGACCGGATGCCGATGCTGTGGACCCAAGGCGTTGCTACGGGGCGGATCACGCCAAATGAATTTGTTGCTGTCACCTCGACCAATATTGCCAAGATCTTGAATTGTTACCCGAAAAAGGGTGCGGTTCTGGTTGGTGCCGATGCCGATCTGGTCGTCTGGGATCCGGAAAAGTCAAAAACCATTGCCGCCAGCACCCAGCAGTCTGCCATCGACTATAACGTCTTTGAGGGTCATGAGGTGAAAGGCCTGCCGCGCTTTACCCTGAGCCGGGGCCAGGTGGCGGTGCATGACGGCGAAATCCGCACTCAGGAAGGCCATGGCCGGTTTGTTGAGCGCGAGGCCAATACAGTGGTGAACAAGGCGCTGTCGACCTGGAAAGAGCTGACCTCTCCGCGTCCCGTTGAACGCTCAGGCATTCCCGCAACTGGCGTTTAA
- a CDS encoding ABC transporter ATP-binding protein — MNTQTTTQADAPQAHASERAPEAVVEAKNLDLVFPTNDGPVQALKDVNLTINKGDFVSFIGPSGCGKTTFLRVMAALEHPTGGSITVNGMTPDEARKQRAYGYVFQAAGLYPWRTIAKNIKLPLEIMGYSKAEQDKRVEQVLELVELSGFGGKYPWQLSGGMQQRASIARALAFDADILLMDEPFGALDEIVRDHLNEQLLKLWARTNKTIGFVTHSIPEAVYLSTKIVVMSPRPGRITDVIESTLPRERPLDIRDSQEFIDIAHRVREGLRAGHGDD; from the coding sequence ATGAATACTCAAACGACTACCCAGGCCGATGCTCCCCAGGCCCATGCCTCAGAGCGTGCCCCCGAGGCCGTCGTCGAAGCGAAAAACCTGGATCTGGTTTTTCCGACAAATGACGGTCCGGTACAGGCGCTGAAGGATGTGAATCTCACCATCAACAAGGGAGATTTTGTCTCCTTTATTGGCCCCTCAGGCTGTGGCAAAACCACCTTCCTGCGGGTGATGGCGGCGCTGGAGCACCCTACGGGCGGCTCTATCACCGTGAATGGCATGACCCCGGATGAGGCGCGTAAGCAGCGCGCCTATGGCTATGTGTTTCAGGCCGCGGGCCTGTATCCCTGGCGTACCATTGCCAAGAACATCAAGCTACCGCTTGAAATCATGGGCTATTCCAAGGCCGAGCAGGACAAGCGGGTCGAGCAGGTGCTGGAGCTGGTGGAACTGTCTGGATTTGGCGGCAAATACCCTTGGCAATTGTCCGGCGGCATGCAGCAGCGCGCCAGTATTGCCCGCGCCCTAGCCTTTGATGCCGATATCCTGCTGATGGATGAACCCTTTGGGGCGCTGGATGAGATTGTCCGCGATCACCTGAATGAGCAGCTGCTCAAACTTTGGGCGCGCACCAACAAGACCATCGGTTTCGTTACCCATTCGATCCCAGAGGCGGTGTATCTGTCGACCAAGATCGTGGTGATGTCACCACGCCCAGGCCGGATTACCGATGTGATTGAGAGCACGCTGCCGCGCGAGCGTCCCTTGGATATTCGTGACAGTCAGGAATTCATCGATATTGCCCATCGTGTACGCGAAGGTCTGCGGGCGGGGCATGGTGATGACTGA
- a CDS encoding ABC transporter permease translates to MKTFLSVLTVLAAIVAFWYAACVPMNIKGVLDAAERGGAEVMPATSKVRRDMGTFGLVAGNTFAIAQTWEQDRPRLPAPHQVVTELWKTTVMKKLTSKRSLVYHAQVTLKATLMGFVIGTGLGILLAVGIVHSRVMDMSVMPWAIVSQTIPIIALAPMIIVVLYSIGVQGILPKAIISAYLSFFPVVVGMVKGLRSPDAMQLDLLKTYSANTAQGFWKLRLPSSMPYLFTSLKIGIAASLLGAIVGELPTGAVSGLGARLLAGSYYGQTVQIWSALFAAAILAGLLVALLELIEKIVLKRMGMQQ, encoded by the coding sequence ATGAAAACCTTTCTTTCCGTTCTGACGGTGCTCGCGGCCATTGTGGCCTTTTGGTACGCGGCCTGTGTGCCGATGAACATCAAAGGCGTGTTGGATGCAGCAGAACGCGGTGGCGCCGAAGTCATGCCTGCGACCTCCAAAGTGCGGCGCGACATGGGAACCTTTGGGCTGGTGGCTGGCAATACATTTGCCATTGCGCAGACCTGGGAACAGGATCGCCCGCGCCTGCCGGCACCGCATCAGGTGGTGACTGAGCTGTGGAAGACCACAGTGATGAAAAAACTCACCTCGAAACGCTCGCTGGTTTATCATGCCCAGGTGACGCTGAAGGCGACCCTGATGGGCTTTGTCATCGGCACCGGACTGGGGATTTTGCTCGCGGTGGGCATTGTGCATTCACGGGTTATGGATATGTCGGTGATGCCCTGGGCGATTGTCAGCCAGACCATCCCGATTATTGCGCTGGCACCGATGATCATCGTGGTGCTCTACTCGATTGGGGTGCAGGGTATTTTGCCCAAGGCGATTATCTCAGCCTATTTGAGCTTTTTCCCGGTCGTGGTTGGCATGGTGAAGGGGCTGCGCAGCCCGGATGCGATGCAGCTGGATTTGCTGAAAACCTATAGCGCCAATACCGCACAGGGGTTCTGGAAACTGAGGTTGCCATCGTCGATGCCCTATCTGTTCACTTCGCTGAAAATTGGCATCGCGGCCTCGCTGCTGGGGGCCATCGTTGGCGAACTGCCGACTGGCGCGGTGTCCGGTCTTGGCGCGCGTCTACTGGCGGGCAGCTACTATGGTCAGACAGTGCAGATCTGGTCAGCGCTGTTTGCGGCGGCCATTCTGGCAGGGCTGTTGGTGGCGCTGTTGGAACTGATCGAAAAGATCGTTCTGAAGCGGATGGGAATGCAGCAATGA
- a CDS encoding ABC transporter permease, which produces MTLVFLAVLVWCLGWWLNSRLANGASADTRAVKLLVPMIFGVTVLLVWELLVRGLAVSMVILPAPSLIAERFASSLPILWKDLAQTFLKGALSGYIIGCGAALLMAVAVDRSDFLRRGLLPVGNFVAALPIVGTAPILVMWFGFDWQSKAAVVVVMVFFPMLVNTVAGLRETSAMQRDLMQTYAASYWQSFFKLRLPAALPFIFNGLKISTTLALVGAIVAEFFGSPTVGMGFRISTSVGQLALDMVWAEIVMAALAGSFFYGAIALIEKSLTFWHPSQRG; this is translated from the coding sequence ATGACTTTGGTATTTCTTGCAGTTTTGGTCTGGTGTCTGGGCTGGTGGTTGAACAGCCGTTTGGCCAATGGGGCCAGCGCGGATACCCGGGCTGTGAAGCTTTTGGTGCCGATGATCTTTGGTGTCACCGTGCTATTGGTCTGGGAGCTGCTGGTGCGTGGGCTTGCGGTCTCCATGGTGATCCTGCCAGCGCCAAGCCTGATTGCCGAGCGTTTTGCCTCCTCCTTGCCGATCTTGTGGAAAGATCTGGCGCAGACCTTTTTGAAGGGGGCCTTGTCTGGCTATATCATCGGCTGTGGCGCCGCCTTGCTGATGGCGGTGGCGGTGGATCGCAGCGATTTCCTGCGTCGCGGACTGCTGCCCGTGGGCAATTTTGTTGCAGCCCTGCCGATTGTGGGCACTGCGCCCATTCTGGTGATGTGGTTTGGCTTTGACTGGCAGTCCAAGGCGGCTGTGGTTGTGGTTATGGTGTTCTTTCCGATGTTGGTGAACACTGTGGCTGGCCTGCGCGAGACCTCTGCCATGCAGCGGGATCTGATGCAGACCTATGCGGCCAGCTATTGGCAGAGCTTTTTTAAACTGCGCCTGCCGGCAGCTTTGCCGTTTATTTTTAATGGTTTGAAGATCTCAACCACCCTGGCGTTGGTGGGCGCAATTGTGGCTGAGTTCTTTGGCTCGCCCACCGTGGGCATGGGCTTTCGGATCTCGACCAGCGTCGGGCAACTGGCTTTGGATATGGTCTGGGCCGAGATTGTCATGGCGGCCTTGGCGGGGTCTTTTTTCTACGGGGCGATTGCCCTGATCGAGAAAAGCCTGACCTTCTGGCATCCCTCGCAACGGGGATAA
- a CDS encoding ABC transporter substrate-binding protein produces MKHILTAAGLALASVGAAQAADDVKLQLKWVTQAQFAGYYVALDKGFYSEEDLDVTILPGGPDIAPTQVIAGGGADVTVEWMPAALAAREKGLPLVNIAQPYKSSGMQLTCWNDTGIAGPEDLPNRTLGVWFFGNEFPFMSWMSKLGISTEAKGEMGVEVLKQGFNVDPLLQRQADCISTMTYNEYGQVLDAGVSPDELITFKYEDQGVATLEDGLYVLEENLDDPAFVDKMERFVRASMKGWKYAESNPDEAAEIVLDNDASGAQTEHHQQRMMREVAKLTAGSNGALDVADYERTVKTLLEGGSSPVITKTPEGAWTHIISDAALK; encoded by the coding sequence ATGAAACACATTTTGACAGCCGCCGGTCTGGCGCTTGCATCTGTCGGCGCGGCCCAGGCTGCGGATGACGTGAAGCTGCAGCTGAAATGGGTGACACAGGCACAGTTCGCGGGCTACTACGTGGCACTGGACAAGGGCTTTTACAGCGAAGAAGATCTGGATGTAACCATCCTGCCAGGTGGCCCGGACATTGCCCCGACACAGGTGATTGCCGGCGGTGGCGCTGACGTCACGGTCGAGTGGATGCCTGCGGCCCTGGCGGCGCGCGAAAAGGGCCTGCCACTGGTCAACATCGCCCAGCCCTACAAAAGTTCTGGCATGCAGCTGACCTGCTGGAACGACACTGGTATCGCCGGCCCCGAAGACCTGCCTAACCGCACGCTGGGTGTTTGGTTCTTTGGCAACGAGTTCCCCTTCATGAGCTGGATGAGCAAGCTGGGTATCTCTACCGAAGCCAAGGGTGAAATGGGTGTCGAAGTTCTGAAACAGGGCTTTAACGTGGATCCGCTGTTGCAGCGTCAGGCCGATTGCATTTCGACTATGACCTATAATGAATATGGCCAGGTGCTGGATGCGGGCGTTTCCCCGGATGAATTGATCACCTTCAAATACGAAGATCAGGGCGTCGCAACCCTGGAAGATGGTCTGTATGTTCTGGAAGAAAACCTGGACGACCCAGCCTTTGTCGACAAGATGGAGCGCTTTGTACGGGCCTCGATGAAGGGCTGGAAATACGCCGAATCCAATCCGGATGAAGCGGCAGAAATCGTGCTCGACAATGATGCTTCCGGTGCGCAGACAGAACACCACCAGCAGCGGATGATGCGCGAAGTTGCCAAGCTGACCGCAGGTAGCAACGGTGCGCTTGATGTAGCTGACTATGAGCGGACGGTTAAAACCCTGCTCGAAGGCGGTTCTTCGCCAGTGATTACCAAGACGCCTGAGGGCGCCTGGACCCACATCATCAGCGACGCGGCTTTGAAATAA
- a CDS encoding flavin reductase family protein, whose amino-acid sequence MPQTSFIPDADTARAYRDALGCFATGVTVVTTLTDSGPLAITVNSFTSVSLQPPLLLWCPDRSSLRHDAFVTAERFAIHVLAEDQLGQAEHFARNGEGFTAQNWSQSAAGTPALSGFIARFECQHFDAHPAGDHTIVLGKVTQVTTCPGNGLVFKRGQYGGFLEQV is encoded by the coding sequence ATGCCACAGACCAGTTTTATTCCCGACGCTGACACGGCCCGGGCTTATCGGGATGCTCTGGGCTGTTTTGCCACTGGCGTCACCGTGGTGACAACTCTGACGGACAGTGGCCCGCTGGCAATAACTGTGAACAGTTTCACCTCTGTCTCGCTGCAGCCGCCGTTGTTGCTGTGGTGTCCTGATCGCAGCTCCCTGCGCCACGATGCCTTTGTCACAGCAGAGCGCTTTGCCATTCACGTGCTCGCCGAAGACCAGCTAGGCCAGGCGGAGCATTTTGCCCGCAACGGTGAAGGGTTTACAGCGCAAAACTGGAGCCAAAGCGCCGCCGGAACCCCGGCTCTGTCCGGCTTCATCGCCCGGTTCGAGTGCCAGCACTTTGACGCCCACCCCGCCGGGGACCACACCATCGTTTTGGGCAAAGTCACCCAAGTCACCACCTGTCCCGGCAACGGGTTGGTCTTTAAACGCGGACAATACGGCGGCTTTTTGGAGCAGGTTTAG